AAAGTTGGCTTAAAAGGATATGAAAAAAGAAAAATTAATGAACTAAGTGGTGGGCAAAAACAAAGAGTTGCAATTGCAAGAAGTTTAATAATGAAGCCTTCTATTTTACTACTTGATGAGCCTTTAAGTGCACTTGATAGACAATTAAGAGAGCATATGAAGCTTGAACTTAAAATTCTTCAAAAAGAGTTTGGAATAACATTTGTGTATATTACACACGACCAAAGTGAAGCTATGGAGATGAGTGATAGGGTTTGTGTAATTAATGAAGGAAGTATTGACCAGCTTGATACTCCATACAATTTATACAACCATCCAAAAACAGCATTTGTAGCTTCATTTATAGGTGAAAATAATAAATTTGAACTTGTTTTTGAAAATAATAAACTTACTACAAAAAATGGATGGATATTACCAATTAATCAAAAAGCACAATATGCATTTATTAGACCAGAAAGCATAAAAATTAATCCTCAAAATTGTGAAATTACATTAAAAGCAAAAGTTAATGCAATTCTTTATGATGGAGCGAAAATAAAATATTCACTTATTAGTGAATATGGTGATGAAATTACACTTATTACTCACAATGAAGCGAAAAAAGCCAATGAAAATGATGAAATAATTATAGGATTTAACAAAAATGACATCAAAATCTACTAATTTAATTAAATTTTACGCTTTAATATTATTTATATGGATTTTTGGGCTTATTATTTTACCGCATTTAGGTTTGCTTTATAGTTCGTTTCATAGTGACGAAGTTTTTACTCTTTCTAATTACATAGAGTTTTTTAAACATAAAATTTATATAAATACACTTGCTTATACATTTTTTAATGGAATTTTAGTAACTTTTCTTGCTTTTATTTTTGCTGTACCACTTGCCTTTTTCTTAGTAAAAATGATAAAGAAAAAAACTGCAAATTTTTTAATTTTTATTCTTTTAATTCCTTTAGGAGTGGGAGAGTTAATTGTAGTTTATGGCTGGATGATTTCATTAAATGATAATGGAATAGTAAATTATATTTTAAATTTATTTGGAATTAATATCAAAATTTTAAACACTCCATTTAGTATGATTTTAGGTTTCGTATATATGAGCATAATTTTTATGCTTTTACCAATTATGCAATCTCTTGAAAATTTAGATAATTCATACATTGAAGCAGCTTTGGATTTAGGTGCAAGTAAATTTGATATTTTTACAAAAATCATTATTCCTTTTACACTTCCTGGAATTGTATCAGGGAGTATTATGGTGTTTTCCCTTGTTATTGGGGATTTTTTAATTCCAAACTTGCTTGGTGGGAAAAGTGCACTTTGGTTTACTGAAATAATTTATGATGATTTTCTAATGACTATGAATTGGTCTGAGGGGTCTGCTTTTGGATTTATTTTATTATTAACAACACTTTTGGTTATTTGGATATTTTTAAAATTAACAAAACAAGAATTTACTAAGGTTATCAAATGAATTTTTCTAAAAAATTTAATTTTTTAATGTATCTTTATGTAATTTTATTTTTTTTCTTTTTATTAACTCCTTTAGTTGTAATTTCTATTTTAGCATTTAATGATGCAAGTTATATAGGTTTTCCTTTTAAAGGCTTTACGCTTGATTGGTTTTTTGGAGATGAAAAAAGAGTTGGTGTATTTAATAATGAAGAGCTTTTAAACTCTATTTATATAAGTTTTAAAACAGGAATTATTGTTTCACTTGTTTCGTTATTTATTGGACTTTTTTCATCTTTATATTTTGAAAAATCAAATTCAAAAATCAAAAACTTTTTTTACTATTTTGGAATTTCTCCACTAATTATTCCGGGAGTTATTTTAGGAATTGCAATTTTAACTTATACTTCTGAAATTGTGATGTTTTTAAATAATAAAGAGATATTTGCTTTTGATGATTATTTATCTCCTGGATTTTGGCTTTTAGTGATTGGACAAATCTCTTTTATTAGCTCATACTCAATGCTTATAATTATGGCTCAACTTAAAAAGTTTGACCCAACACTTGAAGAAGCTGCTTTAAGTTTAAAAGCTACAAAATTTGAAGTTTTAAGATATATTATTATCCCATTTTTAAAACCATCTTTAATTAAAGCTTTTTTTGCAGGTTTTTTGCTAAGTTTTTCAAACTTTAACACAACTGTGTTTTTAGTAGGAAGCGATCCTACACTACCAATATATCTATTTTCACAAGTTAAATATTCACTAACACCAGTAGTAAATGCTGTATCATTTTTAGTAATTATTTCTATTACATTACTTGGTTTAATTAACTTTTTTATTCAAAGAAGTAAAAAATGAGAATTATTCAACTAAGTGAGCTACATATCAGAGGAGATGAATACAATCTTTTTGGATTGAACCCTTTATTCAGATTTCAAAAAGCAATTGAGAGTATAAACAAAAACTATCCTGATGCTGAATTTATTGTAATAACAGGAGATTTAGCACACAAATCAAACATTAATGCATATAAGCAGATAAAAGAGATAGTTAATAACTCTAAAATTGAAGTAAAACTTATAATAGGAAATCATGATAATAGAGATGATTTTTATTCAGTTTTTCAAAATGTACCACAACAAAATGGGTTTGTAAATTATACTTACAAAAAAAAAGATAATTTATTTATTTTTTAGACACCAAAATACCTAACTCTCATGCAGGTGATATGTGTGAAATAAGATATGAATGGCTTGAGAATATATTACAAAACACTAATAAAAACTGCTTTATTTTTATGCATCACCATCCTGTAAAAATAGGTATAAATGTTATTGATGATATAAACTTTTTATCTTTTAATAGATTTTTTAATTTAATTTCAAAATATAATGTAAAACATCTTTTTTTTGGACATATCCACAGAAATGTATTTGGTGTAAAAAATGGTATAGGTTATTTTGGAATAAGAAGTACTAATCATCAATTAGCACTAAAAAACACCAATAAAAAATATCTAACAAATGAAGAAAAACCAAATTATGCTGTCATTGACATTATAGATGGAAATGTAAATATTAATCTACACGAATATTTAGAAGAAGAAAGGGTATATCTTTATGATGAAGAAAGTGTAAAACCATCTTAATTTTAATTTTCTTGTCATATTAATATCACTTAAAAATTATAGAATATAATTAATTCAATTTTGAATAAATATTTATTCATAAAAAGAAATAAAGATGAAAAATATTATAGATGAAGAAGTGAAATTTGAAGATATAAATCCAAAAAATAGACCTGTTGTATCAAAAACAGATATAAAAGGAAATATTTTATATGCAAATAAAATGTTTGCTGAACTGTCAGGATATTCAAAAGAAGAATTAACAGGAAAACCTCATAACATTGTAAGGCATCCTGATATGCCAAAAAAGGTATTTGAAAATCTTTGGAATACTATCCTTCAAGGAAAACCATGGAGTGGAATTGTTAAAAATTTAAGAAAAGATGGAAGATATTATTGGGTAGAAGCTTATATTGAACCCTGTTTTGATAAAAAAGGAAATATTACTGGCTTTATTTCAGCAAGAAGAAAAATTGATGACGAAAAGAAAAAAGAATATGAGAAAAAATATAAAGAAATGAAAAAAAATGAAAGTTAATTCTTATAAAATAAAAATATAATTGAAAAATTAAAACTATTTGACTTATAAAATAAAAGAAAAAACATACTAAAAAATATTAGGCTTATTATAAAAATAAATAGCTTTCAAATTAATATAATAAAATTAAAAAATATAAAATACATAATTTTTTTCACTAATTCATTTTTAACAATAAAAATAATATAAAAAGTCAAATTTCTAAAATAAAAAATCTTAAATAATAAAAAAAAGTAAAAAAAATAGTATATAATATATTTTTTACAAGTTGTAATAAATTACTAAATACTAACACAATATAGTAGTTTTTTTATTTTTATTATTGCATTAATTCTTAAATAAAAAAACATAAGAATGGTAATAGTATAGTGATGGGATATAATTAATAGGAAGATAAAAAGGTAATAAAGATATAAGAAAAGAACCCTTATAAAGGGGAATAAGATGTTTAATAAAAACAAACCCTCAGGCACTATTAATGTTATATTGTTTAAATTAACACTGATAAGCGTAGCAGGGACCTACTTTCCCACATCCGTAAGGATGCAGTATCATCAGCGCTGTAGGGCTTAACTTCCTGGTTCGAAATGGAATCAGGGTGTTTCCCCTACGCTTTTCCCACTACGCTTGTCACTATTAATCTAAGTTAGCTGTTAAAAGCCTTGCCCACGCCTATCGCAGAAGCCATTCGGGTTATTAGTACTGGTCAGCTCAACCCCTCGCAGGGCTTACACCCCCAGCCTATCTAGCAGGTAGTCTTCCTGCACCCTCATGGGAAGGCTCATCTTGGAGTGGGCTTCCCGCTTAGATGCTTTCAGCGGTTATCCCTTCCGAGCTTGGCTACCCAGCACTGCCCTTGGCAGGACAACTGGTACACCAGTGGCTCGTCCAACCCGGTCCTCTCGTACTAGGGTCAGCTCTCCTCAACCTTCCTACGCCCACGGCAGATAGGGACCGAACTGTCTCACGACGTTCTGAACCCAGCTCGCGTACCGCTTTAAATGGCGAACAGCCATACCCTTGGGACCTGCTCCAGCCCCAGGATGCGATGAGCCGACATCGAGGTGCCAAACCTCCCCGTCGATGTGAGCTCTCGGGGGAGATCAGCCTGTTATCCCCGGGGTACCTTTTATCCTTTGAGCGATGGCCCTTCCACTCAGCGCCACCGGATCACTAAGACCGACTTTCGTCTCTGCTCGACCTGTGTGTCTCGCAGTCAGGCTGGCTTGTGCCTTTACACTCTTCAGGCGATTTCCAACCGCCTTGAGCCAACCTTTGTGAGCCTCCGTTACTCTTTAGGAGGCGACCGCCCCAGTCAAACTACCCACCAGGCACTGTCCCCCAGGAGGATTACTCCTGCGGGTTAGTAGGCAGGATATCCAAGGGTGGTATCTCAAGGTCGGCTCCACCCGAGCTGGCGCCCGGGCTTCTCAGCCTCCCACCTATCCTGCACATGGATATCCCACCTACAATGCCAAGCTGTAGTAAAGGTCCACGGGGTCTTTCCGTCTTGCCGCGGGTAGGAGGAATTTTCACCTCCACTACAATTTCACTGGATCCCTCCCTGAGACAGCCCCTCACTCGTTACGCCTTTCGTGCGGGTCGGAACTTACCCGACAAGGAATTTCGCTACCTTAGGACCGTTATAGTTACGGCCGCCGTTTACTGGGGCTTCGATTCGTAGCTTCGCAGAGGCTAACTACTCCTCTTAACCTTCCAGCACCGGGCAGGCGTCAGCCCCTATACATCACCTTACGGTTTAGCAGAGACCTGTGTTTTTGATAAACAGTCGGCTTGGGCTCTTCACTGCGGCTCTTCTGGGCGTTAACCCTAAAGAGCACCCCTTCTCCCGAAGTTACGGGGTCATTTTGCCGAGTTCCTTAACGAGAGTTCGCTCGCTCACCTTAGAATTCTCATCTTGACTACCTGTGTCGGTTTGCGGTACGGGCACCTGTTATCTATCTAGAGGCTTTTCTTGGCAGTGTGAAATCAACGACTCGAGCAAACAACTTTCTCTCCCCATCACAGCTTGACCTTATGAGTGCCGGATTTGCCTAACACTCAGTCTTACTGCTTGGACGTGCAATCCAATAGCACGCTTCGCCTATCCTACTGCGTCCCCCCATCGATTAAAACGATACTAGGTGGTACAGGAATATCAACCTGTTATCCATCGCCTACGCCTGTCGGCCTCAGCTTAGGACCCGACTAACCCAGAGCGGACGAGCCTCCTCCTGGAAACCTTAGTCAATCGGTGGACGGGATTCTCACCCGTCTTTCGCTACTCACACCGGCATTCTCACTTCATAACGCTCCACATGTCCTTGCGATCATGCTTCGACGCCCTTAGAACGCTCTCCTACCATTGTCCTACGGACAATCCACAGCTTCGGTAATATGTTTAGCCCCGGTACATTTTCGGCGCAGTGTCACTCGACTAGTGAGCTATTACGCACTCTTTAAATGATGGCTGCTTCTAAGCCAACATCCTAGTTGTCTGGGCAACGCCACATCCTTTTCCACTTAACCATTATTTTGGGACCTTAGCTGGTGGTCTGGGCTGTTTCCCTTTCGAACACGGACCTTATCACCCATGTTCTGACTCCCAAGTTAAATTGATTGGCATTCGGAGTTTGTCTGAATTCGGTAACCCGAGAAGGGCCCCTCGTCCAAACAGTGCTCTACCTCCAATAATCATCACTTGAGGCTAGCCCTAAAGCTATTTCGGAGAGAACCAGCTATCTCCAAGTTCGATTGGAATTTCTCCGCTACCCTCAGTTCATCCGCTCACTTTTCAACGTAAGTCGGTTCGGTCCTCCATTCAGTGTTACCTGAACTTCAACCTGACCAAGGGTAGATCACCTGGTTTCGGGTCTACGACCAAATACTAAACGCCCTATTCAGACTCGCTTTCGCTACGGCTCCACATTAGCTGCTTAACCTTGCATCAAATCGTAACTCGCCGGTTCATTCTACAAAAGGCACGCCATCACCCATTAACGGGCTCTGACTACTTGTAAGCACACGGTTTCAAGTTCTCTTTCACTCCCCTTCCGGGGTACTTTTCACCTTTCCCTCACGGTACTGGTTCACTATCGGTCACTAGAGAGTATTTAGCCTTAGGAGATGGTCCTCCCAGATTCCGACGGAATTTCACGTGCTCCGTCGTACTCAGGATCCACTCAAGAGAGTATATATTTTCGACTACAGGATTATTACCTTCTTTGATTCAACTTTCCAGATGATTCGTCTAATATATACTTTTGTAACTCCGTATAGAGTGTCCTACAACCCCAACAAGCAAGCTTGTTGGTTTGGGCTCTTCCCGTTTCGCTCGCCGCTACTCAGGGAATCGATTTTTCTTTCTCTTCCTCCGGGTACTAAGATGTTTCAGTTCTCCGGGTCTGCCTTCTGATATGCTATGTATTCACATATCGATAACATGACATAACTCATGCTGGGTTTCCCCATTCGGAAATCTCTGGATCAACGCTTACTTACAGCTCCCCAAAGCATATCGTCGTTAGTAACGTCCTTCATCGGCTTCTAGTGCCAAGGCATCCACCGTGCGCCCTTAATAACTTCCGCAGCGTGGACAAGACTTTTAACAACTAACTTTCAATCATCTCTCTTATCCTACAAAGATAAGTAATAAATCTAATACCACAATTAGACTTACTACTTACCTCTCACCTGGTGGAGACTAGCGGGATCGAACCGCTGACCTCCTGCGTGCAAAGCAGGCGCTCTCCCAGCTGAGCTAAGCCCCCAAATAAATATTAATTAATGGTGGGCCTAAGTGGACTCGAACCACCGACCTCACGCTTATCAGGCGTGCGCTCTAACCAGCTGAGCTATAGGCCCATCAACGTTGATAATGTTAAAAACTCAAAACTGAATACAATATGTCAATGTTATTCCCTCATCTTCTACGAAGATGTTCCGAATATATCCTTAGAAAGGAGGTGATCCAGCCGCACCTTCCGATACGGCTACCTTGTTACGACTTCACCCCAATCATTTGTCCCACCTTCGACGGCTAGCTCCATAAATGGTTACTCCACCGGCTTCGGGTGTTACAAACTCTCGTGGTGTGACGGGCGGTGTGTACAAGACCCGGGAACGTATTCACCGTAGCATGCTGATCTACGATTACTAGCGATTCCAGCTTCATGTAGTCGAGTTGCAGACTACAATCCGAACTGAGAACAACTTTATGGGATTTGCTTGACCTCGCGGTTTAGCTGCCCTTTGTATTGTCCATTGTAGCACGTGTGTAGCCCAAATCATAAGGGGCATGATGATTTGACGTCATCCCCACCTTCCTCCGGTTTGTCACCGGCAGTCAACTTAGAGTGCCCAACTTAATGATGGCAACTAAGCTTAAGGGTTGCGCTCGTTGCGGGACTTAACCCAACATCTCACGACACGAGCTGACGACAACCATGCACCACCTGTCACTTTGTCCCCCGAAGGGGAAGACTCTATCTCTAGAGCGGTCAAAGGATGTCAAGATTTGGTAAGGTTCTTCGCGTTGCTTCGAATTAAACCACATGCTCCACCGCTTGTGCGGGTCCCCGTCAATTCCTTTGAGTTTCAACCTTGCGGTCGTACTCCCCAGGCGGAGTGCTTAATGCGTTAGCTGCAGCACTAAGGGGCGGAAACCCCCTAACCACTAGCACTCATCGTTTACGGCGTGGACTACCAGGGTATCTAATCCTGTTTGATCCCCACGCTTTCGCACATCAGCGTCAGTTACAGACCAGAAAGTCGCCTTCGCCACTGGTGTTCCTCCATATCTCTGCGCATTTCACCGCTACACATGGAATTCCACTTTCCTCTTCTGCACTCAAGTTTTCCAGTTTCCAATGACCCTCCACGGTTGAGCCGTGGGCTTTCACATCAGACTTAAAAAACCGCCTACGCGCGCTTTACGCCCAATAATTCCGGATAACGCTTGCCACCTACGTATTACCGCGGCTGCTGGCACGTAGTTAGCCGTGGCTTTTTCTGAAGGTACCGTCAAGATGTGCACAGTTACTTACACATTTGTTCTTCCCTGATAACAGAGTTTTACGATCCGAAGACCTTCATCACTCACGCGGCGTTGCTCCGTCAGGCTTTCGCCCATTGCGGAAGATTCCCTACTGCTGCCTCCCGTAGGAGTCTGGACCGTGTCTCAGTTCCAGTGTGGCCGATCACCCTCTCAGGTCGGCTACGTATCGTTGCCTTGGTAAGCCGTTACCTTACCAACTAGCTAATACGGCGCAGCCCTATCCTACAGCGACCTTACGGCCTTTCCCCTCTCGGGTGTATGCGGTATTAGCCCGGGTTTCCCCGGGTTATCCCCCACTGTAGGGCAAGTAGCTACGTGTTACGCACCCGTCCGCCGGTCGCCAGCACCAACTCCGAAGAGTCGGCCTGCTGCCCCTCGACTTGCATGTGTTAAGCACGCCGCCAGCGTTCACTCTGAGCCAGGATCAAACTCTCCATAAAAAGTTAAGTTTGTATCCTAAAATCTCAAAGGTTTAATTAAACCCTTAAGGCCTTAAAATGTTATTATATTATTTATATAATAGGTTAATCATTTTTGGGGCCTATTGGGTGTATAATACTTATATCTAAGTTCTCAAAGATCTCGTTAGCTTTTTGCTAACCCTTTCGTTTTTGGGATGAGAATTATATCAAACTCCCATCTCTTTGTCAAGTGCCTTTTTAATTTTTTCTAAAAAAACCCTTAATATTCCTCACTCAAACTTCTTGAACTATCTGTCGCTCCCCGTTTGAGGAGCGAAAGTATATCATATACCTCCCCTCTTGTCAAGAAATTTTTAGACTTTTAGTGTTTTTTCAATACCTTTTTTCATAGGTACAAACTCACACTCTTCAATTTCTTCTTTTTTTCCATTAATATAAAAGCGTGTAATTATTTGTTTATTACCTTTTTTAACAGGAGCTAAAATAAATCCTCCTTCTTTTAATTGATTAAATAACTCTTTTTCTATTCCATCAATATATGCTGAAAGAAGAATTCTATCATAAGGTGCAAATTCCTTCCATCCAAACCTACCGTCATCACACTTAACATTAATATTATAAAGATTTAATTTTTTAAATCTTTCCTTTGCAATTTCTACAAGTTTACAAATTCTATCAATTGTAAAAACTCTTCTTACAAGCTTACTAAGAATTGCCGCTTGATAACCACTTCCACAACCTATTTCTAATACATTATCTACATTTTCTAAATTTAGATAATGCGTCATTTTAGCAATTGTAAGAGGCGAACTAATTGTAGAGTCATCAGCAAGTGGAAGAGGAGTTATTTCATAAGCTTTTGATTCAAATCCTGTTGGCACAAAGTACTTTCTATCAATTTCACAAAATGCCTTATATTCTTTTGGTCTAAGAGCAACTATATTAGCTAATTTATCTGCTAAAATTTTATTCATTTTATTCCTATATCAAGTTTTTTTCTTATTTTATTATTTTTTTCTAAATCTAATTGGGTAATTCCAC
This Caminibacter mediatlanticus TB-2 DNA region includes the following protein-coding sequences:
- a CDS encoding metallophosphoesterase, translating into MRIIQLSELHIRGDEYNLFGLNPLFRFQKAIESINKNYPDAEFIVITGDLAHKSNINAYKQIKEIVNNSKIEVKLIIGNHDNRDDFYSVFQNVPQQNGFVNYTYKKKDNLFIF
- a CDS encoding ABC transporter permease, producing MTSKSTNLIKFYALILFIWIFGLIILPHLGLLYSSFHSDEVFTLSNYIEFFKHKIYINTLAYTFFNGILVTFLAFIFAVPLAFFLVKMIKKKTANFLIFILLIPLGVGELIVVYGWMISLNDNGIVNYILNLFGINIKILNTPFSMILGFVYMSIIFMLLPIMQSLENLDNSYIEAALDLGASKFDIFTKIIIPFTLPGIVSGSIMVFSLVIGDFLIPNLLGGKSALWFTEIIYDDFLMTMNWSEGSAFGFILLLTTLLVIWIFLKLTKQEFTKVIK
- a CDS encoding ABC transporter ATP-binding protein is translated as MLEIKNISKKFDEKYVLKKINFTIKKGEFFSILGPSGSGKTTLLRMIAGFTKIGEGDILINKKSIKHLPPEKRDVNIVFQNLALFPMMNVFENVAFGLKRKKLPKNQIKKEVLEILEKVGLKGYEKRKINELSGGQKQRVAIARSLIMKPSILLLDEPLSALDRQLREHMKLELKILQKEFGITFVYITHDQSEAMEMSDRVCVINEGSIDQLDTPYNLYNHPKTAFVASFIGENNKFELVFENNKLTTKNGWILPINQKAQYAFIRPESIKINPQNCEITLKAKVNAILYDGAKIKYSLISEYGDEITLITHNEAKKANENDEIIIGFNKNDIKIY
- a CDS encoding PAS domain-containing protein; amino-acid sequence: MKNIIDEEVKFEDINPKNRPVVSKTDIKGNILYANKMFAELSGYSKEELTGKPHNIVRHPDMPKKVFENLWNTILQGKPWSGIVKNLRKDGRYYWVEAYIEPCFDKKGNITGFISARRKIDDEKKKEYEKKYKEMKKNES
- a CDS encoding ABC transporter permease; translation: MNFSKKFNFLMYLYVILFFFFLLTPLVVISILAFNDASYIGFPFKGFTLDWFFGDEKRVGVFNNEELLNSIYISFKTGIIVSLVSLFIGLFSSLYFEKSNSKIKNFFYYFGISPLIIPGVILGIAILTYTSEIVMFLNNKEIFAFDDYLSPGFWLLVIGQISFISSYSMLIIMAQLKKFDPTLEEAALSLKATKFEVLRYIIIPFLKPSLIKAFFAGFLLSFSNFNTTVFLVGSDPTLPIYLFSQVKYSLTPVVNAVSFLVIISITLLGLINFFIQRSKK
- a CDS encoding protein-L-isoaspartate(D-aspartate) O-methyltransferase produces the protein MNKILADKLANIVALRPKEYKAFCEIDRKYFVPTGFESKAYEITPLPLADDSTISSPLTIAKMTHYLNLENVDNVLEIGCGSGYQAAILSKLVRRVFTIDRICKLVEIAKERFKKLNLYNINVKCDDGRFGWKEFAPYDRILLSAYIDGIEKELFNQLKEGGFILAPVKKGNKQIITRFYINGKKEEIEECEFVPMKKGIEKTLKV